In Haliaeetus albicilla chromosome 12, bHalAlb1.1, whole genome shotgun sequence, a genomic segment contains:
- the LOC138688277 gene encoding basic proline-rich protein-like, producing MLQGSLRAPWQQRRAVPAPTSPGSAAGERRRSPREQPPARPRRHRIRQQNFRRLRGGRAPPRPRRPRRPAAASPEPSRQRTSFLPPAAPPAAGPARGRAAAPGPGAPRGRRSAEEPYLQTPFRAPPPPPPAAPGPAPAGEATRRARRGAARAAAVERLAAPPSRRRAAAAAPARPVSARSPPSAPGPPPPSPGRSRRSAEGPGPGGEGRRGAERSGPGRGAPPPSGGREQSAFVRRGRGRACGGPRTPPPPSISPPSPPPGASPAAPPHSRAFPGSSGAALLTRPGPAAPPPAPARRPPASPQLPLPQPPPCNPARRAGRGGAAAGSAFEGAGRGAALREGGKEGGSEGGRADGRDGGRGRRRRSGERRPGLRAGGTAAPAAGPSRRRAAPSSPEEHAGPFPQQGWPGGPRRDTLGAPSPHSPACLHGTWRLPVAPVCG from the coding sequence ATGTTACAGGGCAGCCTGCGGGCGCCCTGGCAGCAGCGGCGAGCGGTACCTGCCCCCACGTCTCCCGGCTCGGCAGCGGGAGAGCGGCGCCGAAGCCCCCGCGAGCAGCCGCCGGCGAGGCCCCGCCGGCACCGAATTCGGCAGCAAAACTTCCGCCGACTTCGGGGAGGCCGGGCTCCcccccgcccgcgccgcccgcgCCGGCCGGCAGCCGCCAGCCCGGAGCCCTCCCGGCAAAGAacatccttccttccccccgccgcccctccggCAGCCGGGCCGGCCCGCGGCCGcgccgcggcccccggccccggcgccccgcggggccgccgcAGCGCGGAGGAGCCCTACCTTCAAACGCCCTTCAgggcgccgccgccaccgccgcccgccgcccccggccccgctccggcGGGAGAGGCGACCCGCAGGGCCCGGCGCGGCGCCGCCCGGGCCGCAGCCGTTGAGCGGCTGGCAGCGCCCCCCTCGCGGCGccgcgcggccgcggccgcccccgcccgccccgtcAGCGCCCGCTCgcccccctcagccccagggccgccgccgccgtccccggGCCGCAGCCGCCGCAGTGCGGAGGGGCCGGGCCCCGGCGgagaggggcggcggggagcggagcgcagcgggccgggccggggggcgccgccgccgtccGGCGGGAGGGAACAAAGCGCCTTTgtgcggcggggccggggccgcgcgTGCGGCGGCCcgaggacccccccccccccctccatttctcctccctccccgccccccggcGCCtcgccggccgccccgccgcaCTCACGGGCCTTCCCAGGCTCATCGGGGGCTGCGCTGCTCACACGGCCgggccccgcggccccgccaCCGGCTCCCGCCCGGCGCCCGCCCGCCTCGCCGCAGTTGCCGCTGCCGCAGCCGCCGCCATGTAACCCGGCgcggagggcagggaggggcggggccgccgccggctccgccTTCgagggggcggggcgcggggcggccctcagggaaggagggaaggaaggagggagcgAAGGAGGGAGGGCGGACGGGCGGGATGGCGGCCGCGGTCGCCGGCGGCGCTCGGGGGAGCGCCGGCCGGGTCTCCGTGCGGGAGGCACGGCCGCCCCCGCTGCAGGGCCCTCCCGCCGGCGTGCCGCGCCCTCGAGTCCGGAGGAGCACGCGGGCCCCTTCCCCCAGCAGGGTTGGCCCGGGGGTCCGCGGCGGGACACCCTCGGCGCGCCATCACCTCACAGCCCAGCCTGTCTTCATGGGACATGGCGGCTCCCAGTAGCCCCTGTGTGCGGTTAG